A DNA window from Phragmites australis chromosome 11, lpPhrAust1.1, whole genome shotgun sequence contains the following coding sequences:
- the LOC133884886 gene encoding GDSL esterase/lipase At1g09390-like has product MASALNGGGGGAGGVLKKMGVLRVQYYCVMGAVAAAVVLATLRYMPGAAGGGGSVVRATPAAAAAAAAPGSGEGVGETTGGKKKKKEPGVVLFNFGDSNSDTGGVAAVMGIRIAPPEGRAYFHHPTGRLSEGRVILDFICESLGTDHLSPYMKPLGSDFSNGVNFAIAGSTATPGETTFSLDVQLDQFLFFKERCLESIERGESAPIDQRGFQTAIYTMDIGHNDINGVLHLPYDQMLAKLPPVVAEIKKAIETLHKNGARKFWIHGTGALGCMPQKLSIPRDDDSGLDEHGCITSINNVCKKFNALLSEALDDSRLTLKKATIVFVDMFAIKYDLVANHTKYGIEKPLMTCCGHGGPPYNYDPKKSCMTSDNDLCKLGEKFISWDGVHFTDAANGIVASKVLSGEYCIPRIKLATLI; this is encoded by the exons ATGGCGAGCGCGCTGaacgggggaggcggcggcgccggcggggtGCTGAAGAAGATGGGCGTGCTGCGGGTGCAGTACTACTGCGTGATGGGCGCGGTCGCCGCCGCGGTGGTGCTCGCCACGCTGCGCTATATGCCGggcgccgccggcggcggcggcagcgtcgTCCGGGcgacccccgccgccgccgctgccgcagcAGCTCCCGGCAGTGGTGAGGGCGTCGGGGAGACCACCggagggaaaaagaagaagaaggaaccGGGCGTGGTGCTGTTTAACTTCGGCGACTCGAACAGCGACACGGGCGGCGTGGCGGCGGTGATGGGGATCCGCATCGCGCCGCCGGAGGGCCGCGCCTACTTCCACCACCCCACCGGGCGCCTCTCCGAAGGCCGCGTCATCCTCGACTTCATCT GTGAGAGCCTGGGCACGGACCATCTGAGCCCGTACATGAAGCCGCTGGGCTCGGACTTCAGCAACGGGGTCAACTTCGCCATCGCTGGCTCGACGGCGACGCCCGGGGAAACCACGTTTTCTCTGGACGTGCAGCTGGATCAGTTCCTATTCTTCAAAGAAAGATGCCTGGAGTCCATCGAGAGAG GTGAGAGTGCCCCAATTGATCAGCGGGGGTTTCAAACTGCTATATACACTATGGACATTGGGCATAATGACATAAATGGCGTTCTCCACTTGCCCTATGATCAAATGCTTGCAAAGCTTCCGCCCGTAGTTGCTGAAATCAAGAAGGCCATCGAG ACATTGCATAAGAATGGGGCCAGGAAGTTTTGGATACACGGGACGGGAGCACTAGGATGCATGCCTCAGAAGCTTTCTATTCCGAGGGACGACGACAGCGGTCTCGATGAGCATGGATGCATCACAAGCATCAACAATGTTTGCAAGAAGTTCAATGCGTTGCTGAGCGAGGCCTTGGACGATTCACGCTTAACGCTGAAAAAGGCGACGATCGTCTTTGTGGACATGTTCGCTATCAAGTACGATCTTGTTGCCAACCACACGAAATACG GGATTGAGAAGCCGTTGATGACATGCTGCGGTCATGGAGGGCCCCCTTACAACTACGACCCCAAGAAGAGCTGCATGACCTCAGACAATGACCTATGTAAGCTTGGCGAGAAGTTCATAAGCTGGGATGGGGTCCACTTCACCGATGCTGCAAACGGCATAGTAGCTTCTAAAGTACTCAGTGGTGAATACTGCATTCCCAGAATCAAGCTGGCCACTCTGATCTAG